GTATGATGCCCAGCGCATTGATAACAGTATGCGCAGTGGCAGTGCAGAAATCATTGATGTTGCATTAAGCATATCTACAATATCAAAAATAAAAAATTGGTACGTTATCCCCGCTTGTGCCGGTTGCTGGTTTCCAGCGCAAGTACAAACCCATCCGTTATCATTGTGTAAAATTGCCGACCCTCGGACAATTGACCCATTTATCTTGAAGTTTGAGTATTTGTCATCTCCAAGAAGCGATTTAATCAGATATGTACTTAATTAAAAAATTAAATACAATAAATTAAACAAACAAACAGGGTTTACCAAGGTGAACATCCAGTGAACGTCATCACGATTCCTTTGCTTGCTACATTATTGCTAATATTTGCTAATTCTGAAACGCAGGCGGCTGGCAATAAGAAAAAAGCTGCTACGCCTTCTGTGCAGAAAAAAGAATTAACGCCAAAAGATGAGTTTCTGTTGTTACAGAAATCTGCTGCTCAGGGAGTTGCTGAGGCGCAATACAATTTAGGTTGGATATATTCCAAGGGTGAAGGCGTGCCCAAGGATGCTGCCAAGAGTTTTGAGTGGTTTCAGAAAGCAGCTGCTCAGGGGCACGTCGAAGCGCAATTTTTCCTCGGCGTGATGTATGCAAAAGGGGAAGGAATACCCAAGGATTCTGCTAAAGCTATTGAGTGGTTCCAGCAAGCGGCTACTCAAGGACATGCTGAAGCGCAATTCTTCCTTGGAATAATATATTCCTATGGCGAAGGCGTCACCAAGGATGTTACGAAAGCAATAGAGTGGTATCAGAAGGCGGCGGCTCAAGGGCATATTGAAGCGCAATATAACCTTGGCTGGGTGTATTCCAATGGCGAAGGGGTTACTAAGGATGCTGCCAAAACTTTTGAGTGGTTTCAGAAAGCAGCTGCTCAGCAACATGCCGAAGCACAATACAATCTAGGCGTGATGTATCGAAATGGTGAAGGCGTACCAAAGGATCCTGTTAAAGCCATTGAATGGCTCCAGAAATCGGCTGCTCAACAACATCCCGAAGCACAATACACTCTAGGCGTGATGTATCGGGATGGTGAAGGCGTACCCAAAGACGCTGCAAAAGCCATTGAATGGCTTCAAAAAGCGGCTAGTCAAGGACATGCCAAAGCACAATTCTTACTCAACACGTAAGTGTGTCCTGAATTTTGTGTAACGGAATTGGTTTATGCTACAGGATCTGTTTCCCCATACTGGATAAGTAAGCAATCAAGCGCACCTTTACAGCCCCCGATGAGCTCTCCGCTTTCCCATCTTTTCTTAAACAGATTGCAACACCTGTAACGGTGACATCTGCGCCACACGCCGCGTAGCCAACCATCCTGCCAAGGTCACCGTAACGATCCCCCCTCCCACACCAACCAACCAGATTAACGCGCTGGGATGATAAGGAATTTCCAGAACTTTAATTGCCAACACCCAACCCAGCAAGGTTCCACCTGCGGCTGCGAATAGGCCACTCAATGCGCCTAACACGGCAAATTCAGTCAGGTGCAATCGCCGCAAATAACGACTGTCGGCCCCCAAAGTACGCAGAATGGCGGCCTGTTGAATGCGTTCATCTTGCGTAGCGAGCAGTGCAGCATAGAGCACAGCCAAGCCACTTAACAGGGTAAACAAGAAAACCGCGCTCATGGTTTGAGCTATCTGGTCCATAATTTGGCGCACTTGTTCGATCACCGCATCGGTATCTATCAGCAGCAGGCTGGGGAAGGCTTTAATCAACGCATCGCTTGCCTGCGCCTTGTCAGCTGGCAAATAGAAGCTGGTCAAATAACTGGCCTGATAATCTATCAGCGTATTAGACGCAGTGATTACGTAAAAATTTACCTGCATGGAATCCCACTGCACCTTGCGCAGGTTTACCACTTGCGCACTGAACGGACTGCCCGCCACGTCGTAAGTCAGAGTGTCGCCCATGTTGATACCCAACGTTTTGGCAATACCCTCTTCCACCGATAACACTGATGACGCGCCCTGCTTCCACCATACACCCTGTACTAAAGCATTATCAGTTGGCAAATGATCTGACCAGGATAGATTGAACTCACGTTCCACTAGCGCACGTGCACGCGCCTCGGAGTAATTGTTCCCGCTGATCGCGTGATTATTGATTGCGATCAGCCGCCCCCGCACCATGGGAAATAATTGTGGCGCAGGTAATTGTCGCTGTATGAAGAAATTTTTTATCGCGGCACGCTGATCGGGCTGGATGTTGACAATAAAACGATTCGGCGCATCCGGCGGCATGCGCCCGCGCCAGCTTTCCAGCAGGTCGGCACGCACAAAAGTAAGCAGCAGCAAGGCCATGCCGCCTAAACTCAGTGCCACAATTTGCAGCGCATTAGTGCGCCCGTGCCTGGCCAAATTCGCAAAGGCATAGCTTCCGCGCAGGGGTAGCCATGTCAAAGTACGCACGGCAAGCCAGGCCATCAGGCCGAACAACAGCATGCCAGCTGTCAAGCCCCCCAACACGGTCAAGCCCAGCTTGAGCGAACCAGCCTGCCATAGAAATAACACGCTCAGCACCGCAGCACCTGACACATACAGTAAGCCGGTACGCGCCGGGGGCATGCCCAATTCACGGCGAATAACACGCAACGGAGACACTTTTTTCAACTGCCACAACGGCAAAAAGACAAAGCCAAGTAACAGTGCCATGCCGCTGGCCGCAGCCTGCCACAATGGCAGCCAGCCGGGCTGGGGCAAAGCAGCCTCACGCATGCTCTCGATGGACTGCACCAGCGCAAATTGAGCCGCATAACCAAGTAAATCACCCAACAATACGGCAAATACGCCCAGCAGCAAAAACTGGTACATGAAAATACGCAATACCTGCCCCTGCGTTGCTCCCAAACAGCGCATCATGGCGCAGGTATCGAGATGGCGCATGATGAAATGGCTCGCGGCCAGCGCCATAGCCACACCTGCCAGCACTACGGCAGTAAGCGCTGCCAGCCCTAAAAAATGTTCGGCACGCTCCAACGCAGTTCGAATTTCCGGGCGCGCGTCGCGCACGTCCTCCAACTTTTCACCCATTACCAGCTGTTTTTTTAGCCAGGCACGCAAGTTGGCAAGCTGTTCCGAGTCGCCTGCAAACAGAATTTTATAGCTGATACGGCTGCCAGGTTGAACTAGGCCGCTAGCTGGCAAATCGGCCGCATTTATCTGCACGCGCGGTGCAAAACTGGCGAAGCCGACAGACTGATCCACGTCGCGTACCATGCGCGCAGCCACGCGCAAGTGCAGCGCGCCAATAATAACTTCATTACCCAGCTGCAAGCCCATGCGTTGCAGCAAACGCTTATCCGCCCATATTGTGCCGGGTACCGGTATGCCTTGCGCGACATGCTGCGTGCCATCGTCAATATGAATTTGACCGCGCAACGGATAGCCTTCTTCCACCGCCTGAATTTCCGCCAACACATTTTGTTGGTCATAAACCACCATGCTGGGGAAAGTAGCAATTTCGACCACGCGCAGACCCCGTTGCAATGCGGCTGCCCGATAAGCTGGTGGGAATGGATGGGTAGAGACAAGGCGCAGATCGGCACCCAAAAG
This genomic interval from Candidatus Nitrotoga sp. AM1P contains the following:
- a CDS encoding tetratricopeptide repeat protein; the encoded protein is MNVITIPLLATLLLIFANSETQAAGNKKKAATPSVQKKELTPKDEFLLLQKSAAQGVAEAQYNLGWIYSKGEGVPKDAAKSFEWFQKAAAQGHVEAQFFLGVMYAKGEGIPKDSAKAIEWFQQAATQGHAEAQFFLGIIYSYGEGVTKDVTKAIEWYQKAAAQGHIEAQYNLGWVYSNGEGVTKDAAKTFEWFQKAAAQQHAEAQYNLGVMYRNGEGVPKDPVKAIEWLQKSAAQQHPEAQYTLGVMYRDGEGVPKDAAKAIEWLQKAASQGHAKAQFLLNT
- a CDS encoding ABC transporter permease codes for the protein MNTLYLSWLMLRRDWRTGEWRVLLIALVLAVGSIATVGLFANRVGLALQQEATSLLGADLRLVSTHPFPPAYRAAALQRGLRVVEIATFPSMVVYDQQNVLAEIQAVEEGYPLRGQIHIDDGTQHVAQGIPVPGTIWADKRLLQRMGLQLGNEVIIGALHLRVAARMVRDVDQSVGFASFAPRVQINAADLPASGLVQPGSRISYKILFAGDSEQLANLRAWLKKQLVMGEKLEDVRDARPEIRTALERAEHFLGLAALTAVVLAGVAMALAASHFIMRHLDTCAMMRCLGATQGQVLRIFMYQFLLLGVFAVLLGDLLGYAAQFALVQSIESMREAALPQPGWLPLWQAAASGMALLLGFVFLPLWQLKKVSPLRVIRRELGMPPARTGLLYVSGAAVLSVLFLWQAGSLKLGLTVLGGLTAGMLLFGLMAWLAVRTLTWLPLRGSYAFANLARHGRTNALQIVALSLGGMALLLLTFVRADLLESWRGRMPPDAPNRFIVNIQPDQRAAIKNFFIQRQLPAPQLFPMVRGRLIAINNHAISGNNYSEARARALVEREFNLSWSDHLPTDNALVQGVWWKQGASSVLSVEEGIAKTLGINMGDTLTYDVAGSPFSAQVVNLRKVQWDSMQVNFYVITASNTLIDYQASYLTSFYLPADKAQASDALIKAFPSLLLIDTDAVIEQVRQIMDQIAQTMSAVFLFTLLSGLAVLYAALLATQDERIQQAAILRTLGADSRYLRRLHLTEFAVLGALSGLFAAAGGTLLGWVLAIKVLEIPYHPSALIWLVGVGGGIVTVTLAGWLATRRVAQMSPLQVLQSV